The Sulfitobacter sp. W027 nucleotide sequence ACACGAAGAAAAGCAACCATTGCCCCGAGACAGGCAGATTCCGTAATAGCAAGGGTGGCCCCTTCGTAGCTCTATGTTCAAGCGGCCGGCTGAAGAATATAGGTTCAGCATGGTCGGCGTGGCAACCTGACAGGAGGGTCGCGGGTAATCATCGTGGCTTGAGGCCTGCCGTACTCGTTGCGTTCAATCGCACGAGATAACTTCTCTGCGGGCGACTTAGATGAAAAGTGAAGGTGTCCGAACAACCTTAACCTTGCGAAAACTGTATTTAACAAAAGCCTCTACATGCGCGAAAGCCCGCGCCAGTCTGGACGGGGGACGCGAGCTTTCTGAGAAAACCGAACAGAGAATCGGCATTCCCCAGAAAAGTATGTTTTACAGGTCAACCAAAGGCAACTGGGCCGCGCTTGAAGACCGAAATCAGCTCGAACCCCGTGGAATTTTGCCGAACTGTCTTTTCATGCTCGATGCCGTCCAAGGGGAGCTAGCATGCGCCGAAAAGAAGATGACATACACGAAGAGTGCGAGAAGATCAGGCATCGTAGGTTTTTGATTTGGGGCGTGGTACCGTCTATGGTTTTCCTATGGGGCTTCGCTCTATGGGTCGCGCTGGAGCATTTCTTCAGCGCCTACTAGGTCAGATAAGAAGATGGTTCCGCGGAGAGGTGTGAGCCTAGCCGGAGCCAATCCCTCGGTATGTTGGATCGCGATCTAGCCCTCCCGCTTCTAAGAACGATTAAGGGGAGGAAGACCTTACATGGACCCAGAGTTTTCAAAATCCGGTGCTACGTGGGGATATATCCTGTCCGCCCAAGGTAGGCCGTCCGCCAAACGGCAGCGACAAGACATTTCGCTGCATGGAGTAATTGAACAGGTTTGGTGTGACCGTTGAAAACCTCTCCATTGAGCAGTTCATTCCGGAAACGGGCGTTAAAGCTCTCGCAATAGCCATTTGCCCAAGGTGAACCTGGGGCGATGAATGCCGTCTTCGCGCCAACGGCACCGATCCAAGCCCGTACCTTTTTCGCGATAAACTCCGCGCCATAGCTCGTCGGAAAGAAGCGCCGCTGAGAGGTTATGGCCGCCTGCGCAGCTCTCACATTGCGCAGCGGGTGGCCATAACCGGGTCTCAGGTCTCAACAGTGGTTTTGCATAACCACACCACTGAGGAGACTAGCCTTGACCGCTACCTATGCAACCCTTTCGACCGAGTTGTTCGCCACCGACACATCCAAGCATCAACATGAGGTGCTGATCAGCATTCTCGGTAAGAAGCGCCGCCGCCGCATGACGATCATGAACGCGCTGGAAATCTTCCAGCGCTTAGTCATAAAACTCGCCAGCTACGACCTGCCGGTGCGGATCGGGTTTGAAGTGACGGGCAATTATCACGGTGTTTCGGCTTACCATCTCGGACAAGCCGCATTCGAGTTGAAGCTTGTATCCTCCCTCGGTCTGGCGCGAACGCGAGAGGCTCTGCACAACAGCTGGGATGAGAACGATCCTAAGAACGCCCAGGTCATCCTGCACATCGACCTTCTGGACAATGTCGTGGTCTCGGTCGGCGGTTTTCGCACCGAAACCGAATAGGAAGCGTTCACATGTTTAGGCCGCTAAATTCGAATGTAAATTCGCCGGGGCCGCGTCCCCTTGAGCTTTGACCCGATAGCAGTCGGCCCATCAGGCTTTCGTCTCGGCTCCGCTGATTGTAGCCCAATGACTTCTGCTATGCTATACGCCCCCTTGCTTTCAATCTCGGCGATATGGCAGTCGCGTGACGGTGAATGCTGCGCCACGTTCGGACTGGATACTGCCTTCTTGGTAGGCGGAATTATGACCTCAATCATCGACCCAAACCGAGCCGCAAGCAAATCAGATGTTGGATTACCATCATACGCACCGTGCGCCAGAAACAGGTCAACTGGGCCGTTGATTTGATCCAGCAATGCCGGCAGGGCAGTCGGAACTCCAATGTCATCCATGGTTAGATCAGAGGAGGAGATCTCTCCGCTAACAAGATCTTCCTAGCGAATTGACCTCAAACGGGAAAATTGACCGATACGGTTCGTGGACTTCGCGACCAAGTTCTACTCCTTCCAAGCGCTAACCCCTTTATACAGCATGCGGCACCGCCGCTTTCTGAGATAAGAAGGCGCAGACCAACAGTTGCAGCATATGGTAGATCATCAACGGTAGCACGATGGCGCCAACAGTCTCGGGGGCGAACAGCGCCGTGGCAATGGGCAGACCGGAGGCGAGGCTTTTGGTAGAACCGCAATAAAACAGGGCCGCTCGGTCCGGCGCATCGAGGCCGAAAATCTGGCCTGCGAGGACCATCAGCCCCATTGCGAGGGCGAGAAACAGGACTACCACACCGGAAATCACCGCCAGATCGCCTCCCGAAACAGTAGCCCAGAGCCCCGATACTGTGCCAGCTGAGAACGCCGAATAGACAATCAGCAGGATCGACCCACGATCAACACTCATGCTCAAGACGCGGTGGCGGCGGATGAAGGCGCCAATCCATGGCATCGCCAATTGGCCCAGAACGAAGGGCAGGAGAATTTGTATGGCGATTTTGATGACGGCATCAAAGCCGACTTCACCTTCGCCTTGGTTCAGCATCAACGCGACCAGTGCAGGCGTCAGCATGACCCCCAACAGGTTCGACAGCGACGCCGCGCAAATTGCGCCCGGCACGTTGCCGCCAGCAATTGACGTGAATGCGATGGAGGATTGGACGGTGGACGGCAAGACCGCCAAAAAAAGGAACCCCAGGACCGCAGTCGTGCCCAGAAACGGGCCAAAGAGTGTGACCAGCAACAGACCAAGAAGAGGAAACAGCAAGTAGGTCGCCGCAAAGCTCAGCCCCTGAAGCCGCCAGTTCAGCAGCCCGGCGCGGATTGCCTTTGGGTCGAGCTTGGCGCCGTAGAGGAAGAACAATAGCGCCACCGCCCAGAAGGTCAAATCCTTCAGTACTTCGGCGGCAAGGCCGCGTGCGGGGATCAACAGGCCGAGGCAGACCGTTGCCAACAGCAGGACCATATAAAGATCGATCCCGATCTTGGAAAGAAAACGCATAGGACACCATGAATAAAAGTTGACGGCCACAAGTGATGCGACCGTCTTGGAAGAGGGAGAGAGAGGGCAAGGAGGCGGCGCGGCACCGCCGCGCTGCTAATCAATAACCGGCGGCTTGACCGTCCTTGCGCGGATCAGAGCCCGCCATATAACCACCTTCGGGCAGGCGCGCGACAAGTTGCGCGCCACCAAAGCCAAAAGCGTTGTCGGGCGCTTCGACCTCAATGCGGTGGCCGAGCTTGCGCAACCCGCACAACAAGGTCTCGCCCATAGTGGGCTCGCAGGCGACGTCCAGCCCCGAAATCGTGCGCCAGCGCGGTGCGTCGGCGGCGACTTGTACGTCCTGCTCCCACAACTGGGTGCGCAGCAGCAGTTGCAGATGTCCCATGGCCTGAATCGGGCCGCCCATCATGCCGTAGGCCATCAGCGGCGCACCGTTCTTCATGGCAAAGCCGGGAATGATCGTGTGGAACGGGCGCTTGCCGCCAGCGACCTGGTTTTGATGGCCTTCTTGGGTGGTGAAGCCGAAGCCGCGGTTCTGCATTGAGATGCCGGTGCCCGGCACCACCACACCCGAACCGAAGCCCGCGTAGTTTGACTGGATGAAGCTGACCATCATGCCATTCGCGTCCGCCGTGCTCATGAGCACCGTGCCGCCGCGTTTGGGCGCGCCGGGGCCGAAGTCCTGCGCCTTGTCCACGGCAATCAGTGCCGCGCGAGATTTAAGGTAGTCAGGATCGAGAAGTGCTGTCTCATCCACCCCGGTCATATGGTCACGGTCAGCGACATAGGCGTGCAGATCGGCGTAGGCAAGTTTGACTGCTTCGATCTGCAGGTGGATTGCCGCCAGATCGTCGGGGCCGTGTTTGCGGATGTCGGTGTGCTGCAACATGCCGAGCGCCATCAGCGCGGCGATCCCCTGCCCGTTTGGCGGGATCTCGTGCAGTTCGACGTCTTCGAAGGACTGGCTGACGGTGCCGCACCAATCGGGGCGGTGCGCGGCCAGATCCTCGACCGTCATCGCGCCGCCGTTGGCCTTGGCGAAGGCGGCGATTTCCTCGGCCAGTTCGCCTTCGTAGAAGGCGCGACCCTTGGTCTCGGCAATCAGGCGCAGCGTGCGGGCGGCGCCGGGGTTGCGGAAGCGCTCACCGGCCTTGGGGGTGCTGCCGCCGGGCATGAAGCACTCGGCGAAGCCTGGTTGCTTGCCCAGCACCTCGGCGCCTTTCTCCCACAGGCGTGCGATGACCGGCGAGACGATGAAGCCTTCCTCGGCATAGCGGATCGCGGGGGCAAGCACGGTGGCAAGGCCCAGCTTGCCGAACTTCTCAGACAGTTCCACCCATGCGCTCACGGCGCCGGGCACGGTAACACTGTCCCAGCCATGCTGGACCATGCCGTCGGGGAAACGCTCGGGCGACCAGGCGGCCGGCGCGCGGCCCGAGGCATTGAGCCCGTGCAGCTTTTCGCCGTCCCAGAGGATGCAAAAAGCGTCAGAGCCGAGGCCGTTGCCGGTGGGTTCGACAATCGTCAGCGCCGCAGCGGTGGCGATAGCAGCATCGACGGCATTACCGCCCTGCTGCATGATCGTCAAACCAGCCTGTGTGGCCAAGGGCTGCGAGGTGGCGACGACGTTTTCGGCCAGAACGGGCGAACGGCGTGATGGGTAGACGGGATCATGACGCAGACGCATCTTCGGACCTCTCGATTTTCGAGTTTTTCTTCAGATGGGCGCGGATCGCCCAACCTATGGATAGGACAGCCGCCACCAGAAACAGCAGGCTGATGGGTCGGGTCAGGAATAGCGTGGGATCGCCGTCGGTCATCAGCGCCCGACGCAGGTTTGTCTCGGCGATGGGGCCAAGGATCACGCCCAGCACCAAGGGGGCCAGTGAATAGCCCAAGGCGCGCAGGGTGTAACCCGCCACACCGATAAACCCGAGCAGGTAGAGATCGGTTACGCGGTTGTTCAGGGCAAAGGAGCCGACGACACAGCAAGTCATGACCACCGGCACAATCGCCCATTTCGGCACCGACGCGACGCGCAGGAACACCCGCATCGACAGGACGGAGACCACCAGCATCATCAGTGACGCCACGGCCATGGCGATGAACATACCATAGACAAGATCACCGTGATCCATGATGAGCCGCGGCCCGACGGAAATGCCGTGTACCATGAGCGAGGCCATCAGGATCGCATCCACGGCGGAGCCGGGGATGCCCAGACCGATTAGCGGGATCAGTCCGCCGCCAGCGGTGGCGCTGTTGCCCGCCTCAGAGGCGACGACGCCATCGGGGTGGCCATTGCCAAACTCTTCGGGCGTTTTGGAGCCGCGTTTGGCCTGATCATAGGCTACGAGGTTAGCGATAGACCCACCCGCGCCCGGCAGCGCGCCGATCAGCACGCCAACGATGGAAGAACGGATGAGGTTCACCGGGCGGCTCAGCACCTCTTTCATTACCTTCCAGGTTTGGAAATCGATGGCCCCGGTGACCAGCGCATTGCCCGAGCGGACGGATTTGGAATCTTCGACCTCGGAGACCAGTTGCGAGATCGCGAATACCCCGATCAGGACGACAAGGAAGGGCAGCCCGGCTTGCAGCATCTCGATCCCAAAGTCGAAACGGGGTCGCCCCATGATTGGGTCGGTACCTACGGTAGAAATCGCCAGCCCGATCAACCCGGCGAGGATGCCACGGATCACGCTGTCGCCGACAAGGCTGGCCACGATGGTCAAAGCAAAGACGATGAGCGAAAAATACTCCCACGGGCCCAGCTTGACCGCGAACATCGCCAGCGGTGGGGCTGCGACGATCAGCACGATCGTGGACAGGATGGTGCCAAAGAAAGAGGCCCAAACCCCCAAAGACAGCGCCCGCCCCGCCTCGCCGCGGCGGGCCATTGGGAAGGCGTCAAAAGTGGTGGCGACAGAGGACGGCGTGCCGGGAATCCCCAACAGTGCGGCCGAGATCAGCCCGCCGGTATAGCCCCCCACATAGACTGAAAGCATAACGGCAATGCCTTGCAACGGCTCCATAGAGAAGGTCAGCGGCAGGGTCAGCACGATGGCCATGGTGACGGTAAAGCCCGGAATGGCGGCTGCGATAATGCCGGCAACGGACCCTGCCAGCATGTAGATCAGCGTCGACAGCGTGAAAATCTGCGACAGGCCAGAAAGGAAATCTTCCATGTCAGCGGTCCCCGCGAGGTAGGAACACGTTGAACACCTCAGCAAAAAGCCAGTTCAACCCGAAGGAGAAGACAATAGCCACCGCCAGGGCGATTAGGATGGTTGCCCATCCGCGCGGCATCAGGACCAGCTCAACACCGAGAATGAACAGAAAGCTGGCGATCGAGAAGCCCAGCACCGGCAGCGCCACGATATAGGCGCCGAGTGCGGCGAGCACCACGAAAACCAGATAGCGGCGGCGCACCCATGACACTGTCTCGCCGATAAAGCGGGAATAGGCGCCCCGCGGGATCTTTCGTAACGCATCGATCACGGCCACGAGGGACATCAGCATAAGGCCCGCGAAAACCATCTTTGGAAAAGCACCCGCGCCAAGGTGCTCAAAGCGCGACGCGGGGATCGCAAAGGCCGAGACGAACAGGCCGCTCGAAGCAAGCAGGATGGCGATATAGCTCAGGAGGCGGGCTGTCTCGCCCGCCTCCTTCACATGATCTTGCGAGATCACCTTGTCGTTCACTGGGCAAGAACCTCCGACAGCGACGTCACGGTTGCATCCAGCTTCTCAAGGTAAGCGCGATAGCCGTCCTGACCGCGGAACATCACCGAGGCACCGGCATTGTTGGTCTGCTCGATGTAGGTCTCGTCCTTAGACAAAGCCTCAAGCGCCGCTTCCATCTTGTCGCGTGCTTCCTGCGGAGCGCCTTTGGGCATCACGATGCCACGGGTCACATACAGTTCCAGGTCGGCACCGAGCTCCATAAAGGTCGGCACGTCCGGTGTCTCCTCAACACGCTCGGGCGAACCGACCGCAAGGAATTGCAGATCACCGTTCTCAACAAATTCCTGAGAAGACGAGATGTCGCCAATGGCCGCATCGAGATTGCCGCCAACCAGCGCACGGACGCGCTCGCC carries:
- a CDS encoding gamma-glutamyltransferase family protein — encoded protein: MRLRHDPVYPSRRSPVLAENVVATSQPLATQAGLTIMQQGGNAVDAAIATAAALTIVEPTGNGLGSDAFCILWDGEKLHGLNASGRAPAAWSPERFPDGMVQHGWDSVTVPGAVSAWVELSEKFGKLGLATVLAPAIRYAEEGFIVSPVIARLWEKGAEVLGKQPGFAECFMPGGSTPKAGERFRNPGAARTLRLIAETKGRAFYEGELAEEIAAFAKANGGAMTVEDLAAHRPDWCGTVSQSFEDVELHEIPPNGQGIAALMALGMLQHTDIRKHGPDDLAAIHLQIEAVKLAYADLHAYVADRDHMTGVDETALLDPDYLKSRAALIAVDKAQDFGPGAPKRGGTVLMSTADANGMMVSFIQSNYAGFGSGVVVPGTGISMQNRGFGFTTQEGHQNQVAGGKRPFHTIIPGFAMKNGAPLMAYGMMGGPIQAMGHLQLLLRTQLWEQDVQVAADAPRWRTISGLDVACEPTMGETLLCGLRKLGHRIEVEAPDNAFGFGGAQLVARLPEGGYMAGSDPRKDGQAAGY
- a CDS encoding tripartite tricarboxylate transporter TctB family protein; its protein translation is MNDKVISQDHVKEAGETARLLSYIAILLASSGLFVSAFAIPASRFEHLGAGAFPKMVFAGLMLMSLVAVIDALRKIPRGAYSRFIGETVSWVRRRYLVFVVLAALGAYIVALPVLGFSIASFLFILGVELVLMPRGWATILIALAVAIVFSFGLNWLFAEVFNVFLPRGDR
- a CDS encoding tripartite tricarboxylate transporter permease gives rise to the protein MEDFLSGLSQIFTLSTLIYMLAGSVAGIIAAAIPGFTVTMAIVLTLPLTFSMEPLQGIAVMLSVYVGGYTGGLISAALLGIPGTPSSVATTFDAFPMARRGEAGRALSLGVWASFFGTILSTIVLIVAAPPLAMFAVKLGPWEYFSLIVFALTIVASLVGDSVIRGILAGLIGLAISTVGTDPIMGRPRFDFGIEMLQAGLPFLVVLIGVFAISQLVSEVEDSKSVRSGNALVTGAIDFQTWKVMKEVLSRPVNLIRSSIVGVLIGALPGAGGSIANLVAYDQAKRGSKTPEEFGNGHPDGVVASEAGNSATAGGGLIPLIGLGIPGSAVDAILMASLMVHGISVGPRLIMDHGDLVYGMFIAMAVASLMMLVVSVLSMRVFLRVASVPKWAIVPVVMTCCVVGSFALNNRVTDLYLLGFIGVAGYTLRALGYSLAPLVLGVILGPIAETNLRRALMTDGDPTLFLTRPISLLFLVAAVLSIGWAIRAHLKKNSKIERSEDASAS
- a CDS encoding bile acid:sodium symporter family protein → MRFLSKIGIDLYMVLLLATVCLGLLIPARGLAAEVLKDLTFWAVALLFFLYGAKLDPKAIRAGLLNWRLQGLSFAATYLLFPLLGLLLVTLFGPFLGTTAVLGFLFLAVLPSTVQSSIAFTSIAGGNVPGAICAASLSNLLGVMLTPALVALMLNQGEGEVGFDAVIKIAIQILLPFVLGQLAMPWIGAFIRRHRVLSMSVDRGSILLIVYSAFSAGTVSGLWATVSGGDLAVISGVVVLFLALAMGLMVLAGQIFGLDAPDRAALFYCGSTKSLASGLPIATALFAPETVGAIVLPLMIYHMLQLLVCAFLSQKAAVPHAV